One Leopardus geoffroyi isolate Oge1 chromosome C1, O.geoffroyi_Oge1_pat1.0, whole genome shotgun sequence DNA segment encodes these proteins:
- the STMN1 gene encoding stathmin, which produces MASSDIQVKELEKRASGQAFELILSPRSKESVPEFPLSPPKKKDLSLEEIQKKLEAAEERRKSHEAEVLKQLAEKREHEKEVLQKAIEENNNFSKMAEEKLTHKMEANKENREAQMAAKLERLREKDKHIEEVRKNKESKDPADETEAD; this is translated from the exons ATGGCTTCTTCTG ATATCCAGGTGAAAGAACTGGAGAAGCGTGCCTCAGGCCAGGCTTTTGAGCTGATTCTCAGCCCTCGATCAAAAGAATCCGTCCCAGaattccccctttcccctccaaaGAAGAAGGATCTTTCCCTGGAGGAAATTCAGAAGAAATTAGAAGCGGCAGAAGAAAGACGCAAG TCCCACGAAGCCGAGGTCTTGAAGCAGCTTGCTGAGAAGCGGGAGCATGAGAAAGAGGTGCTTCAGAAAGCGATCGAGGAGAACAACAACTTCAGTAAAATGGCGGAAGAAAAGCTGACCCACAAAATGGAAGCCAACAAAGAGAACCGAGAGGCACAGATGGCTGCCAAACTGGAGCGCTTGCGGGAGAAG GACAAGCACATCGAAGAAGTACGGAAGAACAAAGAGTCCAAAGACCCTGCTGATGAAACTGAAGCCGACTAA